A genomic stretch from Corynebacterium faecale includes:
- the rplF gene encoding 50S ribosomal protein L6 produces the protein MSRIGKNPIAIPSGVEVKIDGRLVDVKGPKGNLNVTLPEPITASVEDGQILVVRPDDHRNSRSMHGLSRSLVNNLVVGVTDGYTIKMEIFGVGYRVALKGKDLEFSLGYSHPVLIEAGEGITFAVDGNTKLSITGIDKQKVGQVAAVIRRLRKDDPYKGKGIRYEGEQIRRKVGKTGK, from the coding sequence ATGTCACGTATCGGTAAAAACCCGATTGCCATCCCATCCGGTGTTGAGGTCAAGATCGACGGCCGTCTGGTCGACGTCAAGGGCCCAAAGGGTAACCTGAACGTCACCCTGCCGGAGCCGATCACCGCTTCTGTTGAAGACGGCCAGATCCTCGTCGTCCGTCCGGATGACCACCGCAACAGCCGTTCCATGCACGGTCTCTCCCGCTCCCTGGTGAACAACCTGGTAGTTGGCGTGACCGATGGTTACACCATCAAGATGGAAATCTTCGGTGTCGGCTACCGTGTGGCGCTGAAGGGCAAGGACCTCGAGTTCTCCCTCGGCTACTCACACCCAGTCCTGATCGAAGCTGGCGAGGGCATCACCTTCGCTGTTGATGGCAACACCAAGCTGTCGATCACTGGTATCGACAAGCAGAAGGTTGGACAGGTTGCAGCAGTGATCCGCCGCCTCCGCAAGGATGATCCATACAAGGGTAAGGGCATCCGCTATGAGGGTGAGCAGATCCGCCGCAAGGTCGGAAAGACGGGTAAGTAA
- a CDS encoding PEP-utilizing enzyme, with product MGNKSFPKPSDLSVPAGAEGWESIYPYYLVFQDKLMEQENEKFWFCDSQHWPTVFKPFETIGGEFAVKCLGQYNARHLMIPNANGIEFRVHLGYLYMSPIPVPEEQIAERVPHFQERITHYFQNWEPMLADWKKRVLGTIDELESLEFKPLPEMVPLEDILSGKAKDGTEVLLENYDRLIQLAYQNWQYHFEFLNLGYIAYLDFFNYCKEIFPGIPDQSIATMVQGVDMELFRPDDELKTLAKLAVELGLQAQFANSDDPAATLAAIENAPGGDKWLARWKEAQDPWFNFTVGNGFYGHDKYWIEHLELPLGYIADYIRRLDEGQTISRPKEELIAEKDRIVAEYRELLEGEQLAMFDAKGQLAATAYPYVENHNFYIEHWTMSVFWRKVRELSRTLHGYGFWEDEDDLLYLNRTEVRDVLFDLSTAWGVGAPGGPIGKVVWPEEIERRKKIVTALKTARPAPALNTPPQQITEPFTRMLWGITTEQVQSWLGNDADAQEGVLKGMAASPGIVEGYARVIMDADDLSEIQQDEILVAPVTAPSWGPIFGRIKATVTDIGGMMSHAAIVCREYGLPAVTGTGSASTTITTGQLLRVDGTKGTVTIVDEDTPVIEGPGAHSHHHGVDAELDQPAGVGAHV from the coding sequence AACGAAAAGTTCTGGTTCTGCGATTCCCAGCACTGGCCAACCGTGTTCAAGCCGTTTGAGACCATCGGTGGAGAATTCGCCGTGAAATGCCTGGGCCAGTACAACGCCCGCCATCTGATGATCCCGAATGCCAACGGCATTGAATTCCGCGTTCACCTCGGATATCTCTACATGTCCCCCATTCCGGTTCCGGAGGAGCAGATCGCGGAACGCGTGCCGCATTTCCAGGAGCGCATCACCCACTACTTCCAGAACTGGGAGCCTATGCTCGCGGATTGGAAGAAGCGGGTCTTGGGTACCATCGATGAGCTGGAATCCCTAGAGTTCAAACCACTTCCGGAGATGGTCCCGCTGGAGGACATCCTCTCCGGGAAAGCCAAGGACGGCACTGAGGTACTTCTGGAGAACTATGACCGTCTGATCCAGCTGGCGTATCAGAACTGGCAGTACCACTTCGAGTTCCTCAACCTCGGTTATATCGCTTACCTGGACTTCTTCAACTACTGCAAGGAGATCTTCCCCGGCATTCCGGATCAGTCCATCGCCACGATGGTTCAGGGTGTGGACATGGAGCTCTTCCGTCCAGATGACGAGCTCAAGACCCTTGCCAAGCTGGCTGTTGAGCTCGGCCTGCAGGCGCAGTTCGCCAATTCGGATGATCCAGCCGCCACTCTGGCTGCCATCGAGAATGCACCTGGCGGTGATAAGTGGTTGGCCCGCTGGAAGGAAGCACAGGATCCATGGTTCAACTTCACCGTGGGCAATGGTTTCTACGGCCATGATAAGTACTGGATCGAGCACCTGGAACTACCACTGGGTTATATCGCCGACTACATCCGCCGGCTTGACGAGGGACAGACCATCTCCCGTCCGAAGGAAGAACTCATCGCGGAGAAGGACCGCATCGTAGCCGAGTACCGCGAGCTGCTCGAGGGTGAGCAGCTGGCCATGTTCGATGCCAAGGGCCAGCTCGCCGCCACCGCGTACCCATACGTGGAGAACCATAATTTCTACATCGAGCACTGGACCATGTCCGTGTTCTGGCGCAAGGTCCGCGAACTTTCCCGCACCCTGCACGGTTATGGCTTCTGGGAGGACGAGGATGATCTGCTCTACCTCAACCGCACCGAAGTCCGCGATGTCCTCTTCGACCTGTCCACCGCCTGGGGTGTCGGCGCACCCGGTGGCCCGATCGGCAAAGTTGTCTGGCCGGAGGAGATCGAACGCCGCAAGAAGATCGTCACGGCGCTGAAGACCGCACGCCCGGCACCTGCACTCAACACCCCACCGCAGCAGATCACCGAGCCTTTCACCCGCATGCTCTGGGGCATCACCACCGAGCAGGTCCAGTCCTGGTTGGGCAATGACGCGGATGCGCAGGAAGGTGTACTCAAGGGCATGGCAGCTTCTCCCGGAATCGTCGAAGGCTACGCCCGCGTGATCATGGACGCCGATGATCTTTCCGAGATTCAGCAGGATGAAATCCTGGTTGCCCCGGTCACCGCACCATCGTGGGGTCCGATCTTCGGCCGGATCAAGGCCACCGTCACTGATATCGGTGGCATGATGAGCCACGCCGCCATCGTCTGCCGCGAGTATGGCCTGCCGGCGGTCACCGGCACCGGTTCCGCCTCCACCACGATCACAACCGGTCAGCTCCTGCGGGTTGATGGCACCAAGGGCACCGTCACCATCGTGGACGAAGACACCCCCGTGATCGAGGGGCCCGGCGCGCACAGCCACCACCACGGTGTCGACGCTGAGCTCGACCAGCCAGCGGGAGTCGGCGCGCATGTCTAA
- a CDS encoding SDR family NAD(P)-dependent oxidoreductase, with translation MSKDHARTVLITGAAGGLGRAFAAGFADKGDRIAVADINLDGARETAAQLAASGAEVAAFQVDVTSRESTDALAADVAEFGGGTIDVVVNNAAIYATVTRSPLEDIDPDEWDLVMGVNLKGPWLVTRAVSPHLAENARIINLSSATVMSGSAQWAHYVASKGGVIALTRVMAKELGARGITVNAVAPGFTLTEASLNLMEDAATYGVDRGSIKRASQPEDIVGATLFLASPEAGYITGQTLVVDGGRQFL, from the coding sequence ATGTCTAAGGATCACGCCCGCACCGTCCTGATCACCGGCGCCGCCGGTGGGTTGGGCCGAGCTTTCGCGGCAGGTTTCGCGGACAAGGGTGACCGGATCGCGGTTGCCGATATCAATCTGGACGGTGCACGGGAAACCGCAGCTCAGCTCGCCGCCTCAGGCGCGGAGGTGGCAGCCTTCCAGGTCGATGTCACCTCACGGGAATCCACCGATGCACTGGCCGCAGACGTGGCGGAATTCGGCGGCGGCACCATCGACGTGGTGGTCAACAACGCCGCGATCTATGCCACCGTCACCCGCTCACCGTTGGAGGATATCGACCCGGATGAATGGGATCTGGTCATGGGGGTCAACCTCAAGGGCCCGTGGCTGGTCACCCGCGCAGTCAGCCCACATCTGGCGGAGAATGCGCGCATCATCAACCTCTCCTCTGCCACCGTCATGTCGGGTTCCGCCCAGTGGGCGCACTATGTCGCCTCCAAGGGCGGTGTCATCGCACTGACCCGGGTCATGGCCAAGGAACTCGGGGCACGCGGGATCACCGTCAACGCCGTCGCCCCGGGCTTCACCCTCACCGAAGCCAGCCTCAACCTCATGGAGGATGCCGCCACCTACGGCGTGGACCGCGGTTCCATCAAACGCGCCAGCCAACCCGAGGATATCGTCGGCGCCACCTTATTTCTTGCATCACCGGAAGCCGGATACATCACGGGCCAGACCCTGGTTGTCGATGGCGGACGGCAGTTTCTCTAG
- the rpsH gene encoding 30S ribosomal protein S8, whose translation MTMTDPIADMLSRVRNANNAHHDTVSMPSSKLKANIAEILKQEGYIDTYTVEDAKVGKTLTLELKYTGNRVRSIAGLRRVSKPGLRVYAKSTNLPQVLGGLGVAIISTSQGLLTDRQATEKGVGGEVLAYVW comes from the coding sequence ATGACCATGACTGATCCCATTGCGGACATGCTGTCGCGCGTGCGTAACGCAAACAATGCGCACCATGACACCGTGTCCATGCCATCCTCCAAGCTCAAGGCGAACATCGCTGAGATCCTGAAGCAGGAAGGCTACATTGACACCTACACCGTTGAGGACGCCAAGGTCGGCAAGACCCTGACCCTCGAACTGAAGTACACCGGTAACCGCGTTCGTTCCATCGCTGGACTGCGTCGCGTTTCCAAGCCGGGTCTTCGCGTGTACGCAAAGTCCACCAATCTGCCGCAGGTTCTGGGCGGCCTGGGCGTGGCCATCATCTCCACGTCACAGGGCCTTCTGACCGACCGTCAGGCTACCGAGAAGGGCGTAGGCGGAGAAGTTCTCGCCTACGTCTGGTAA
- a CDS encoding NAD(P)/FAD-dependent oxidoreductase gives MTTTTNTETGLLIIGANQAGVQLAISLRATGFTESITLLGEEDHRPYQRPALSKEFLQGKIDKERLIFRSNEYWEEHNITLVKGVRIERIDKEADGSGVATGNDGNAYAFRRLALAVGARPRYLELPGADLQGVTYLRNADDALELKALIGEVQDAVVIGGGFIGLEAACSLQELGKNVTVLEYGPRLVGRAVGEETAEFFLEQHRKRGIDIQLGARMKRFVGSGGQLTGVELANGTVIKAQLVIVGIGVLPNTELAEQLGLQVDNGIVVDEHAVASDGTTIAIGDVANIPNPIPGSPDGERIRLESVNNAIEHAKIAAYSLVGQPEAYAGIPWFWSNQGDLKLQIAGLTLGYDQTLIRRDEEKKKFSVLYYRDGQIIAADCVNAPLDFMAVRGALSKGQNIPFDKARDINTPLKKLAVDLEVAS, from the coding sequence ATGACTACTACGACAAACACGGAAACTGGTTTGCTGATCATCGGTGCCAACCAGGCGGGTGTGCAATTGGCGATCTCCCTGCGGGCCACCGGTTTCACCGAGTCCATCACCCTGTTGGGCGAGGAGGACCACCGCCCCTATCAACGTCCGGCACTGTCCAAGGAGTTCCTGCAGGGCAAGATCGATAAGGAACGCCTCATCTTCCGCTCCAATGAGTACTGGGAGGAACACAACATCACCCTGGTCAAGGGTGTGCGCATTGAGCGCATCGATAAGGAAGCCGATGGTTCCGGCGTTGCCACCGGCAACGACGGCAATGCCTATGCTTTTCGACGCCTCGCTCTCGCCGTGGGTGCGCGCCCCCGTTACCTTGAGCTCCCAGGTGCAGATCTGCAGGGTGTGACCTACCTGCGCAACGCCGATGACGCCCTTGAGTTGAAGGCCTTGATCGGCGAGGTGCAGGACGCCGTGGTGATCGGCGGTGGCTTCATCGGCTTGGAGGCGGCCTGTTCACTGCAGGAATTGGGCAAAAATGTCACCGTCCTCGAATACGGCCCCCGCCTGGTCGGTCGTGCGGTGGGTGAAGAAACCGCTGAATTCTTCCTGGAGCAGCACCGCAAACGTGGCATCGATATCCAGCTGGGTGCCCGCATGAAACGCTTTGTGGGTTCGGGAGGGCAGTTAACTGGCGTCGAGCTTGCTAACGGCACTGTTATCAAGGCACAGCTGGTCATCGTGGGCATCGGTGTCCTGCCCAATACAGAACTAGCCGAACAGCTGGGTCTGCAGGTGGATAACGGCATTGTGGTTGATGAGCATGCGGTGGCCTCTGATGGCACGACCATCGCCATCGGCGATGTGGCCAATATCCCCAACCCCATCCCTGGCTCCCCCGACGGTGAGCGCATCCGTCTGGAGAGTGTGAATAACGCCATCGAGCATGCCAAGATCGCTGCCTATTCACTGGTGGGTCAACCTGAGGCCTATGCCGGTATCCCCTGGTTCTGGTCCAACCAGGGTGATCTGAAACTCCAGATCGCCGGCCTCACCCTGGGGTATGACCAGACCCTGATCCGACGTGATGAGGAGAAGAAGAAATTCTCTGTCCTCTACTACCGCGATGGCCAGATCATCGCTGCTGACTGCGTCAACGCCCCACTCGATTTCATGGCTGTCAGGGGTGCGCTGTCCAAGGGGCAGAACATCCCCTTCGACAAGGCCCGAGACATCAACACCCCACTGAAGAAGCTCGCTGTTGACCTGGAGGTCGCATCATGA
- a CDS encoding aldehyde dehydrogenase family protein, with translation MTSTISSAIQRRDSLDLPYTHVNDFYIDGSWVPATTDQRNPVVDPATGQEWGSVPEAGQPELDRTVAAARRALPGWSDLSGAERAGYLLRIADEIEKRAEILALTNTRENGSPISETRGAASNAAGIFRYFATLAPWLDNEDIRPFPAGGAESIVDKDPIGVCALIAPWNFPINLVVIKLAPALLAGCTTIIKPASPTPLSIRFILDAVDAAGVPAGVVNLLTGSGGFGDSMVRHPGVNKVAFTGSTPVGRKIAAACGELLRPVTLELGGKSSAIVLPDVDLDVLSQRLIRSCMRNTGQTCYISTRIIAPASRYEEVVKTVADTIAAGTQGDPLDEATVFGPVATASQYRGVMEYIESAHAAGARAVAGGTAATDLTDGLENGEFIQPTVFADVTPEMRIATEEIFGPVIAILKYDDSQGVEEAIEIANNTEFGLGGLVFGADESHALEVARRVDSGSVGVNFFGSNHSAPFGGRHDSGMGVEYGIEGLSAYLSYKSIHRMV, from the coding sequence ATGACCTCTACAATCTCCTCCGCCATCCAGCGCCGGGATTCCCTTGACCTTCCCTATACCCACGTTAATGACTTCTACATTGACGGCTCCTGGGTTCCCGCAACCACCGATCAGCGCAACCCGGTGGTGGATCCCGCCACCGGTCAGGAGTGGGGTTCAGTCCCCGAAGCCGGCCAGCCGGAGCTGGACCGCACTGTGGCTGCTGCCCGACGAGCTTTGCCCGGGTGGAGTGATCTGAGCGGGGCAGAACGTGCCGGATATCTGCTGCGCATCGCCGATGAGATAGAAAAACGGGCGGAGATACTGGCGCTGACCAATACCAGGGAGAACGGTTCCCCCATTTCAGAAACCCGTGGCGCGGCCTCCAACGCAGCCGGAATTTTCCGGTACTTTGCCACACTTGCCCCCTGGTTGGATAACGAGGATATCCGTCCTTTTCCTGCCGGTGGTGCAGAATCCATTGTGGACAAGGATCCCATCGGAGTCTGTGCACTGATCGCGCCCTGGAACTTCCCGATCAACCTGGTGGTGATCAAACTGGCACCCGCACTGTTGGCTGGTTGCACCACCATCATCAAACCGGCATCCCCCACACCGTTATCCATCCGCTTCATCCTGGATGCAGTCGATGCAGCAGGAGTTCCTGCCGGAGTGGTCAACCTGCTGACCGGTTCCGGAGGCTTCGGCGATTCCATGGTCCGCCACCCCGGTGTGAATAAGGTGGCTTTCACCGGTTCCACCCCGGTGGGACGTAAAATTGCCGCTGCCTGTGGTGAACTGCTCCGACCAGTCACCTTGGAACTCGGTGGAAAGTCCTCCGCCATTGTTCTGCCCGATGTGGATTTGGATGTTCTTTCCCAAAGGCTGATTCGTTCCTGCATGCGTAACACCGGCCAGACCTGCTATATCAGCACCCGCATCATCGCTCCGGCCTCGCGTTATGAGGAGGTGGTGAAAACCGTGGCGGACACCATTGCAGCCGGCACCCAGGGCGATCCGTTAGATGAAGCCACTGTTTTCGGTCCGGTGGCCACCGCATCCCAGTACCGGGGTGTCATGGAGTACATCGAATCAGCTCACGCCGCAGGTGCCCGGGCAGTGGCTGGTGGCACAGCCGCCACCGACCTGACCGATGGTCTGGAGAACGGCGAGTTCATTCAACCCACCGTGTTCGCCGATGTCACCCCTGAGATGCGAATCGCCACCGAGGAGATTTTCGGGCCGGTCATCGCCATCCTGAAATACGACGATTCCCAGGGTGTAGAGGAAGCCATCGAGATCGCCAACAACACCGAGTTCGGACTGGGCGGTTTGGTCTTCGGTGCTGATGAGTCGCACGCCCTCGAGGTTGCCCGCCGCGTGGACTCCGGTTCCGTGGGTGTCAACTTCTTCGGCTCCAATCATTCCGCGCCCTTCGGAGGGCGCCATGATTCCGGCATGGGTGTGGAGTACGGCATCGAAGGTCTCAGTGCGTATCTGAGCTACAAGTCGATCCACCGGATGGTGTGA
- the rpmD gene encoding 50S ribosomal protein L30, whose product MALKITQIKGTAGTKPKHRDNLRSLGLKRIRHSVVRPDTAQVRGMIQAVRHLIVVEEVAGE is encoded by the coding sequence ATGGCGCTGAAGATTACCCAGATCAAAGGCACTGCTGGCACCAAGCCAAAGCATCGCGACAATCTTCGTTCCCTCGGTCTGAAGCGTATTCGCCACTCCGTGGTCCGCCCCGATACCGCACAGGTTCGTGGCATGATCCAGGCAGTACGTCACCTGATCGTCGTCGAAGAAGTGGCGGGGGAGTAG
- a CDS encoding HD domain-containing protein, with amino-acid sequence MTNNTLPAWEKADPSVHADDPRAIAFQENFPVRPIPTDGPVVTEPICATPSTGFEKLWKAIEPETRTRGNDVHLPVVAAYATRLCDAHPEADRELVLVSTILHDTGWAHVDETRIISEGFSGNWRKAAIRFEHEAEGCVVARRVLPDLGYDSEFVEKVCEIIDGHDTRQVAYSIEDALVRDSDRLWRFDRAGIMASSSWFGMPVSDYVDRLYREILPELITDAAHQMANADLTRAKALLRTEAIR; translated from the coding sequence ATGACGAATAACACCCTGCCGGCCTGGGAAAAGGCAGATCCCAGTGTGCACGCCGATGATCCCCGCGCCATTGCATTCCAAGAAAATTTCCCAGTCCGCCCCATTCCTACGGATGGCCCGGTAGTAACCGAACCCATCTGTGCCACCCCATCAACCGGGTTCGAGAAACTGTGGAAGGCCATCGAGCCGGAGACCCGCACCCGCGGCAATGACGTTCATCTCCCCGTAGTCGCCGCCTATGCAACACGGCTCTGCGATGCCCATCCGGAAGCTGATCGTGAACTGGTTCTGGTGTCCACCATCCTCCATGACACCGGTTGGGCCCATGTGGATGAAACCCGCATCATCTCGGAGGGGTTCTCCGGCAACTGGCGCAAGGCCGCCATCCGCTTCGAACACGAAGCCGAGGGTTGTGTGGTTGCCCGGCGGGTCCTGCCCGATTTGGGTTATGACAGTGAGTTTGTGGAGAAGGTCTGCGAGATCATCGATGGCCACGACACCCGCCAGGTCGCCTACTCCATAGAAGATGCACTGGTTCGCGACAGTGACCGACTTTGGCGTTTCGATCGCGCCGGCATAATGGCATCATCATCCTGGTTCGGGATGCCGGTGTCGGATTATGTGGACCGCCTGTACCGGGAGATCCTTCCTGAGTTGATCACCGATGCTGCCCACCAGATGGCCAACGCCGACCTCACCCGCGCCAAGGCGCTTCTCCGGACGGAGGCAATCCGATGA
- a CDS encoding GNAT family N-acetyltransferase has protein sequence MRRLIMPDAGRYEDWATCLREFGDGPMDGSGFEHTPDLSRAVFAAYLQDRSRWADRAIAPPAGWVHCNFYWIVDTSEALLGFLAIRHSLTPHLLEVGGHIGYSVRPSARNRGVASAALELGLEKARELEISPVLLTVKEDNPASRRVIERCGGRYEDSRQGFRRYWCG, from the coding sequence ATGCGCCGTTTGATAATGCCGGACGCCGGTAGATATGAGGACTGGGCGACCTGCCTCAGGGAGTTCGGCGACGGGCCGATGGACGGATCAGGCTTTGAGCACACCCCGGATCTCTCTCGGGCTGTTTTCGCGGCGTATCTCCAGGACCGTTCGCGGTGGGCCGATAGAGCAATCGCACCACCGGCGGGGTGGGTGCACTGTAATTTCTACTGGATCGTGGACACTTCAGAGGCGTTGCTGGGGTTTTTAGCGATCCGGCACTCACTGACCCCTCATTTGTTGGAGGTTGGTGGGCACATCGGCTATTCCGTACGGCCATCTGCCAGGAACCGCGGTGTGGCCAGCGCTGCCCTGGAGCTGGGGTTAGAAAAAGCCCGGGAATTGGAGATTTCGCCGGTGTTGCTGACGGTGAAGGAGGATAACCCGGCCTCCCGGCGCGTCATCGAGCGGTGTGGGGGCCGATATGAGGATTCTCGCCAGGGTTTCCGCAGGTATTGGTGCGGGTAG
- the rplR gene encoding 50S ribosomal protein L18 has product MSNTENKQKRVSVGKDIATRRRIARARRHFRIRKTLRGTPEAPRLVVHRSSRHMHVQIIDDLAGHTLAAASSIEADVRAVEGDKKAKGAKVGQLIAERAKAAGIEQVVFDRAGYKYHGRVAALADAAREGGLKF; this is encoded by the coding sequence ATGAGCAATACTGAAAACAAGCAGAAGCGCGTTTCCGTCGGTAAGGACATTGCGACTCGTCGTCGCATTGCCCGTGCACGTCGCCACTTCCGCATTCGCAAGACCCTTCGTGGCACCCCTGAGGCTCCACGTCTGGTCGTCCACCGCTCCTCTCGCCACATGCACGTCCAGATCATTGATGATCTGGCCGGACACACGCTGGCAGCTGCCTCCTCCATCGAGGCAGATGTCCGCGCGGTTGAGGGAGATAAGAAGGCCAAGGGTGCTAAGGTCGGTCAGCTGATCGCCGAGCGCGCCAAGGCAGCCGGCATCGAGCAGGTCGTCTTCGACCGCGCCGGCTACAAGTACCACGGCCGCGTCGCAGCTCTCGCTGACGCCGCACGTGAAGGTGGTCTGAAGTTCTAA
- a CDS encoding 2Fe-2S iron-sulfur cluster-binding protein, whose product MSTIHFTDNAGDTRTIEANVGDSVMETAVRNGVPGIVAECGGSLSCATCHVFVEPADFESLPPMEEMEDEMLWGAAVDREDCSRLSCQIPVTDGMQLRVTTPETQV is encoded by the coding sequence ATGTCAACCATTCACTTCACCGATAACGCAGGCGACACCCGCACCATTGAGGCGAACGTTGGCGATTCGGTCATGGAAACCGCTGTCCGCAACGGTGTACCCGGCATCGTCGCCGAATGCGGTGGCTCACTGTCCTGCGCCACCTGTCATGTTTTCGTCGAACCTGCTGATTTCGAATCACTTCCCCCCATGGAGGAGATGGAGGACGAGATGCTCTGGGGTGCTGCTGTGGACCGCGAGGACTGCTCCCGGTTGTCCTGTCAGATCCCAGTCACCGACGGCATGCAGCTGCGTGTGACCACCCCGGAGACCCAGGTCTAG
- the rpsE gene encoding 30S ribosomal protein S5, protein MPGRERRDGGRSADENKSNDRNERRGGGRRDDRRNQQQDERSQYIERVVTINRVSKVVKGGRRFSFTALVIVGDGQGMVGVGYGKAKEVPAAIQKGAEEARKNFFRVPMVGGTITHPVQGEAAAGIVMLKPAAPGTGVIAGGAARPVLECAGVQDILSKSLGSDNAINVVHATVDGLKQLVRPEEVAARRGKTVEEVAPARILRARAGQEA, encoded by the coding sequence ATGCCGGGACGTGAACGGCGTGACGGCGGTCGATCCGCCGACGAGAACAAGTCGAATGATCGCAACGAGCGTCGTGGCGGAGGCCGCCGCGATGACCGTCGCAATCAGCAGCAGGACGAGCGCTCACAGTACATTGAGCGTGTCGTCACCATCAACCGCGTTTCCAAGGTCGTCAAGGGTGGTCGTCGCTTCAGCTTCACCGCTCTCGTGATCGTTGGCGACGGCCAGGGCATGGTCGGTGTCGGTTACGGCAAGGCCAAGGAAGTTCCAGCAGCTATCCAGAAGGGTGCAGAAGAGGCTCGTAAGAACTTCTTCCGCGTTCCAATGGTTGGCGGAACCATCACCCACCCAGTTCAGGGCGAAGCGGCAGCAGGCATCGTTATGCTGAAGCCAGCTGCTCCAGGTACCGGCGTTATCGCCGGTGGCGCAGCACGTCCAGTTCTTGAGTGCGCTGGTGTTCAGGACATCCTGTCCAAGTCCCTGGGCTCTGACAACGCTATCAACGTCGTCCACGCAACCGTGGATGGCCTGAAGCAGCTGGTCCGTCCTGAAGAGGTCGCTGCCCGTCGTGGCAAGACCGTCGAAGAGGTCGCTCCGGCACGTATTCTGCGCGCCCGCGCAGGTCAGGAGGCTTAA
- the rplO gene encoding 50S ribosomal protein L15, whose translation MSDPIKLHDLRPAKGSNKAKTRVGRGEASKGKTAGRGTKGTKARKQVSAAFEGGQMPLQMRLPKLKGFKNPNKVDYQVVNVSDLEKAFPQGGDIAVADIVAAGLVRKNELVKVLGNGDISVKLNVTAHKFSGSAKEKIEAAGGSITNA comes from the coding sequence ATGAGCGATCCAATCAAGCTCCACGATCTGCGCCCTGCAAAGGGCTCAAACAAGGCTAAGACCCGCGTTGGCCGCGGTGAAGCATCCAAGGGTAAGACCGCTGGTCGCGGCACCAAGGGCACCAAGGCACGTAAGCAGGTATCGGCAGCATTCGAAGGTGGCCAGATGCCACTGCAGATGCGCCTGCCTAAGCTGAAGGGCTTCAAGAACCCGAACAAGGTTGACTACCAGGTAGTTAACGTCTCGGACCTCGAGAAGGCATTCCCACAGGGCGGCGACATCGCTGTTGCCGACATCGTGGCTGCCGGCCTCGTTCGCAAGAACGAGCTCGTGAAGGTTCTGGGCAACGGCGACATCAGCGTCAAGCTGAACGTCACCGCCCACAAGTTCTCCGGTTCCGCGAAGGAAAAGATCGAAGCCGCTGGCGGCTCCATCACCAACGCATAA